The sequence CAATGCATAGGACTTTTTATCAAAGTTCAGTATAATGTCAAAACAGATATACAGAAGACATTAATAGTTCAATGAAATACCAAGCCGTATATTTTGTAAACTGAAACCGTGTTTACTAGTTAGATTGCAATACACTGGTTAGGATTTACTAAAAGTACGTTTATATGTGATTTTATCttacattttccaaaaaaaaaaacaaactcaacaGTTTCAAAAATAGCCGATTATTtaagcataaaaatgtttttaaatgatacaGAATGTAAAACAATCGTACAATATATAATTAAGTTCTTACCTTGAGATCCGCGTATCTGCCAGTGGTTTCGGGACTGAATAGCTCAAATGCCACGTGTTGCTCCTTATATAGGCACAATATCCAATTTCCCGCCACACACACGAGTATGTCGTGCCATGCGTGCAAGTTTGGTTGGGTTGTGTAAACGTTAAGGTGCTCTTCAtgtttaaatgataacaaattcCGTCTTTCACATTGTTTTAGTTGTGTACGGTTAAAGTAGGAGATCTCTGATTCGATAAAATGTCAGTGGAATAAAAAACGTCCCGACTTAAAATGCTAACTTTTCGTATTGCTCTTTAATTCTTTATCTAACACGTTACAATTATTATGTACTAACGGACATCTTTGCAAAATCGCTTTAAACAGAATTTCGAAAACTTGCATATTTATTGTTTCAATTTTTGAACGTTGATGAATAAGGACCCTATTACCACAATTCAAAAACGTTTTCGAAAATATGTCTCAGGCTCTTGAAACGTGGTTTAATTTGTCCTTTGGAAATGTGTttatcaatacttttttattaaatgtaattatGTAACATCCCTTTTTAAAACGAAGAGAATTTCAATCTGGTGAATGCTGCGACGTTCGACAGTTAACTTCCGTTGGTTTTACATCTTTATTATCAATCGCATGTCTACTAAATGTGTGGAAGTACCTTAAATCGCTGTTTGTATATCTTTTACACGAATGAGGGACTTCCAGTGGAAAACAAAATGCCAATTAAAAACTGCACGACTATATAAGACACCGGGACCTCTCGCATGTTTACTTTATGAAAGATGAAACAAATCTCATCCTGACAACTTTTTAGAATTGTTAGAACATAATTTAGACCTCTAAACACCTGGAAGACTTTAACCTGCATATTTCTTTACATATCCCTTCCATAACCTCGATTCTTATCCTTTatgtatatacaatgtagttTATGTACACATATTTGTCTCGATGACTACGTGAGAAGTGTGCACATCAATAACTTAAGgcaacattatacatgtactaacaaCAGCCAATCATTTTACTAGctatttttcatttctcatgtctagtacatgtattttttagctcatctgattttttgaagaaaaataaaaagagttattgtcatcacttgatcggcgtcggtgtcggcgctGGCGTTGTccggttaagttttgtgtttaggtcagcttttctactaaactatcaaagctattgctttaaaactttcagcacttgttcaccattgatttatttatttatttattttgttgggtttaacgtcgcaccgacatcaattttaggtcatatggcgacttcacAGCTTAAATGGTGTAGGAAGAACCAGGTGCCCTCTTGCACTAATTTTCACCCGAACGGCACCTGGTTAAAAACACACGACTCCGTAAGCCagactggatggcttcctcacgtgaagaattctacgccccaaatgaggcttcgaacccacatcgatgaggggcaaatggtttgaagtcaacgactctaaccactcggccacggaggcccctgttcACCATTGATATCTGACTCTGAAcagcaagtaacataactctaTCATGCTCCTgcaagaattgtggccccttatgaacttagaaaatcagattttgtgtttaggtcagcttatCTCTTAAACCGTCAAAGCTATTGCTGCTGAAAGAAAGTGTGGATATCAGGGAAGAAATGTCATATCTCTATTTAAGGAATAAAAAATACCATGAATAGTCAAGGCCGAAATCACTATACACttgcttttaaaaatgaaactatgAGTTTGCCCGAATTTTATGATAAGAaaatttacgtttttttttttctttttttttttctcggtaTTGTCATTCTTTGAGATCTTGCAATCAACGAAAACTCTTGTTACAGAAAACACTGAACTTGTGTCTGGATCAGGTTTTAAGGATCTTACAAATAAAACGAAAGAACATCTGTGTTTATATTATGTTTTGCAATAGTTTTAAGGCTCTTGTAAAGTCTTCTGACACCtcccctcgggtgaatttttgttaTAGTTTTTTCGCCACGTTGGTCTTTGTTAATCATAAAGAATATACCAGACTGtccaaaacaaatagaaaaaactttcaaGACAAGGCGTTCTCTATTTAACAACATATTTGTCCAGCATCAAATGTAATATGACTGGTCACGTTCCATTTCGTAGAATAtattaagtgtttgtttttttggaaataatttgttcttacttttatcattattgtgtGTCTGACATATTTCTGCAGGTACGAACCATGTacataaaatattgcaaaaattgcaaaatgatagtgaaagtagagctgtcaaaatgactaaaaaaatgcaatgtttaaaaagtATGAAAGTTAATTATTTTGCGTAAGTACCACGAtaagtatgttagacacacaacaaaaacaaattcagagaaataatataaattgaaaaaaagaagtttgataatttcaacaaaatagaACGTGTAGAGTCGAAGTACATGTgctgtaagacaaaatacattttaCTGAACAAGATGACTTTcatagaaagtattttctactttttCTGAACAATTCCATATTGATATGTTACATATATTATGGGCCTGTCGgatataatttccaaaatgaaaaaatagctgAGGGATTGTCTTAAACACTTTACATGATCCTAAACTATTTTTTTGtagatatttgatataatttttttcacCAGTGGTGTAAACTTTGACAAAGATATTAGATACACACTTATTAAGaacataatgaaaaaatatttgcataagtgggaaaaaaacaaactttgtgTCTTCTAAGAACTAAACCGCGGTTAGGAAAAATGTGTGTCTTTTTAACCTCTGAACTTGTTCTCAAGTTAATGAACAACGTCATTGCCGTCAAATAATAGCGCGATGTGCGTTCTCGAAATACTACCTTGCCTATTTGTCGAATATTGTTATCAATGTAGCTTTTCGGTCACTTTAGGGCGCAATTTCTGATCTTTTATACCACTATCAAACTAGTGTCCGCGAAACAGTTTGATTTCATTCAACGCGATGCAACTTCTTCAAGAGTATATGGAGATATTCCATATTATACACCGAATCTGGTGCGCATCTTCCGACGTgtccattttcatgttttttatcatTAGAATGCATCAATCAAAAACTGTTCATAAACTAATGTAGCCAGTTATTTCAGAAATTTCGCAGCGTGACttagaaatattgttaaaaaaaagtgttttaacgtTATCAAAACGTTATGAATAAAGAggtttaaaaaattatataattatatctttGCCCTGCTCGTGTATCGGACCTCCGTAAGAgcttcataacatttttgcagaattattttttgataaaaaccaCTTAgaatcaatattttttaaaaaatagacaaaatatacataggtagggataatgcatgttttttcgtgttataacgtctgcagaatcccgagggattggttggtgcccgggTCCGTagaaaataacatgcgctaaggctattctagcataaaacgcaaaaaaaaaaaccgaataaatgaatacattatccctcattctagcataaaagctgctgttattgtcactttttgggggtgttttaacaggagaaaacgtgtgttaacagtgagattctcgcgctcacgtgctgttataacacctttttatatatctgcgttccgtggcaaagcgtaaacgtattacggccccaaacatgttttctctcctgttaaaacacccccaaaacgtgacaagaacagcagttttatgctagaatgtgtgataTACATGTAACTGCAATTGGCCgtcaataaaataatttttttccaaGAGTCTAGGATTTGTTGGAAATAACCCGCGTAGTATTTACATACGGCTAGTTACATGCAAAGCATTTTCTAATTTAACAATAACTTAATTCTCACGATGTAATAAGATGTTTACTTTTACGTACACGGCAATTTTCTTAATTTGCACCTGAAGATGCACGAGTTTTCCTAGCAGTCAGTATGGTTTTAATGAGAATAcctgacatttcaaaaatataggtGGACATAATTGGATATTCAGCAGGCCTCTCTATAGTTATCGTTTTGCAAACTAATGGGAAATGACATATAAATGCCGCatgataactcaaacgataacatgtttgataattatgatttttttttcattaaaacgtttcaatacagaaaataccTTTGTATAACATTAcggtatgcacttaacttctatcattgttTTACAAATCATACGAACCATAACAattaaacaatattataaacatgccgtcgtttaaattatcgtgcggggtACTAGTAATTGCGGCAAATGGCGATGTCTTCACAAACGCATTTACACACTCATCTTCACAGTGTGTTGTTGAGAAAAAATAATGACatgaacattttttgtaaaaaaaagatgttttcttAGTTGAAACAAAGAAAGTTTACAGGTTTAGTTAAAACTGGTTATAACTGGTAAGAATCAATAAAACTGGAATTATTAATTTTTTGCGGCCACCTCgctaacatttttgtaatattttacaccAAATATCAGGttttcattcaattttagaaataaatttttgaTTATGTCACATAACTTATATATGATTTGAAGAGTAGAAGTGTAGACAATGAGTAAATTTATCCATGAAAGATACTGCCTTACATATAAAGTACACAAAAAGTATACGCGAATCCTGCCAAAACTAATAGTGCATGAAAATTACAATTTTCGCACACCCTCttgaaattaattaaatacaatatttgtttgtcatacattttaaattttgacagctGTAGCAGGTATCTTAAAATTAACAGTGCATACGTTTAGTGTTTAAAAACAGGTGGTGTTCAAACACGTGTACGATGACGATAAATATTTCCTGGCGTGAAATGTCTTAACATATTAGATACGACCTAGAATGCACGCATCGCACGGACTTCTCACGTGTTTGGCGGGAAATCGGAGAGTGCTGCTATATAAGGAACGACACGAGGTCTTTACTCTATCCTGTCCCGATTCAGCTGGCAGACGTATACAGAAACTAATGGTAAGAATTTTATCATAATACTTGTCTTGCTAAATTcataatgttttttatttaatcagTTTTGCACATTTCTGATAAAATCATTTTGCCGTTTAttctataaattttgtatataagtATAAAGACAAGATCACTTCGTTGGTATgtccattttcaaaaatataattatccTTTTTTCACTATTCTACGTTTTTGAGATAAAATTTTCTGCATGTAGCGCACAAGTCAGAGATTTTTGTTGGTACAAGGCAAAGTGTCTTTAGCATTAATtgtgaaaatattcttttcaaatcTGACCAAGGGCAATGCATAAAGTGCACATGTGAAAATCTCTATCTGTACAGTGGTAGATTTTTTCTCTCTATAAAATTGTCGAATTAATCGCAGCAAGCTGGATTCTACGTAGTATTGAACactttttcaattaaatattagATTCACAAGACTTTGAATCTAACATGATATTCACTCTTCTGCGATTCTGTGATGTCAAAACCTTTACTGAAACTGCCAATGCCTTGACAGCAAGTTCGAGACAAAGACCTCTTTAATTCCTTCATAAGGATCAGTCTTTCGCCATCTTTGCCATCTTTGAAATATCAAGTACCTATCAGGTCTATGATTTGGTTGTTTTTACAGAATCTGCAAATATATGGACAATccatattaattttaaacattttccttgCACCAACTTACAGACTGTGTTTATGTACATAAATTGTTGGAATAACAATTGAACTCAAAACTGAGcttcaaaaatataatttaccGATTTCATTCGCAAATGAAGGGTGATTCGTGAGTATCAGCCGCTACGCATGactttgactttttttaaaaaatgtgaaaaaaagctTGTCTGAGTGATCCAGActgtctgaatttttttttttatctataatgGATATACTAAGTGAAACAATTCTTTTGAAACTGCGGTTCTGTAAAAATACCAATGTAATCTTAGACCTTCTTAACGCTACTAAATAGGTGCGCTGTTTCTATGTGCGCTATTTCTTAAAAGATAATTATGAACAATAATTTTGCAGATGTTGTCGTATATTGTGTGTGCCGTGTTTGTGATGACATCGGTTAGAGCAACTGAATTAGATGTCGACACTTTAGAAGGCAAGTACCCACTAAatatgttgaaacattttttttttgccgcCACTCGTGTGGTCTGTATTTGTCACTCATTATTTTCAAGAAGTTGTAAAAGGTATATTGAATGAAAAAACTTAAGTTTTTAAACTATCGCAAGTTAAACGTTTAagttctacatgtatatggatatTCAAGTGTACATATCGTACCTCGCTTTGCGTGCAGCACTGAATTCATTACGAAAAATGTCCGACATTACATTATAGCGGagtgattacttcccttttatgcaCTTTTTAGAAATTGTTCTTGTCGGAACGATCACTAATTTATCAATAGATGAAACTCTAAACCAGAAAAAAGGAGGAGTTAGCTTGTTTGTCGGTCTGTCGTTCCGTTGTTTTTAtagtttccgggcaataacttgTGAAGgacttgacagatttaaatgaattttggaaCACGGGTGTAACATCATAACGTACCGGTTAAGTTCGACTTAGCCTTCAAATTACCATTTTTGatgtagttatggcccttaacttaAAAATGTGCCATACTTCTGTATGAAGTAAATCTAATAGATGATAACTTAAATGGTTTTGTAACTGTTTTAGATGACGTTTGTTCTCCTTATTTTAAACATACCATTAACAAGGATACTCTAGCTCAGTGATCGGCCGCTGAAAACCGAAAATATTTGGTTTGACGATGAGTGCAAACagaaaagaaatcattttttggaatGTTTGAATATGTACCGCAGTGACGATTGTGAAATTAAcagtcaataactttttttttgcttttacaaAGTTTTGCGTTTCTCGACTTACatttcgattactaggtcatacgtgtttacacgttttcaaaccaaatttcTCTACTTGCAAACTGACCTTtatactttttgattatgttttgttttagcttgagctcacgttttcaTATACAAGACAcattaaaatatggaaccctgagttaaggttacaaaacgcaatctttaatgtttataaacatgTTTACGAAAACAAACTGCAGTATCTATTTGGTGTAATACGTTATACATACTATTGAAGCATTGAGAGGGGAAAAGTTCTATGAGGTTGTCAATTTTCATTATTTGAGATATTTCAGTGAAAAAGGGTTTTCAATAGTTCAGACATCTGATCGTTAACACCGAGATACCAAACGCAATTTCATCACTGCCTTTCCATTGATGAATATTTGTTTACGAATTGAAAACTTCTTAAGGGTTCCTTAAAAGTACTTTTCCGCAGTCATAAATAAAATCGTAAATTACAACAGGGTGGCTTTGGTGAGATGGCTGGTTGGTTTAAGGGAGCTGGCAATAGTTTCGTCGACTGGCAAGGCTGGCAGTCTGTCGATATGTAGACAGGCTTGAACCTTTTGCATGTGCTTAaacaatttaagtttcaaaataagcatAGTGGTTTTATGGTTAGTATCGGGGCACGCATGTGGCATCTCGGCTGTCCAAAGTGTGCAATACTTGGatttaattttgtacattttcaaaCACTAGCAATTTCATCATTCAATTATTCACCTAGTAATAGTAAATAAGTGTTGGCAAAAAGAATAACATTGTGAGCAAAGGAATAGGTCTTCATATTAAGACGGCGTTAAGATTGCCCGGTACCCCTCTCGATCCACGCATTGCATTATACCGTAGCAGATATATTGACTGTCAGCATTTGCTTGCATCGAATCGTCAGTTTTTGTCAACAACGTCGAGTCTTACTGACTTTGAATTTGAGGTTACCATGTGGCCTAAATGCTGGGTTTATTTAAGGTCAAACGAAGAAAACCCACCTTAATATGCTTTTTTGTTTCAGGTGTCGGCAACACCTTTTCAAGCGGGTTTAACAGCGTCACTAATACATTGGGAAATTGGGGCAGTTCTATCGGCATTGGATTGAACAGTTTCGGGAACTCTATTTCCAGTGGGTTATCCAGTAAgtattgttttaaatacttttccGACTCGTACACTTTACAAGTTTGATTGTGTAAACTTCCATCTATTTATTGGTCGTCTCGAAATTAACAGTACCATCAGATGTAAAAACTTATTATTCTTACATGATTTATTGGCTTATCAGTTTCGTAACTGTCCTTAAATCTAAGTCATAAAATATATCacgtttatgtttgttttgttgggtttaacgtcgcaccgacacattcataggtcatatggtgactttccagctttcatggtggagaaggaccccaggtgcccttccatgcattatttcatcactagcgggatcctgggtagaaccgccgaccttctgtaagccagctggatggcttcctcacatgaagaattcaacgccccgagttaggctcgaacccacatcgttgaggggcaagtgatttgaagtcggcgaccttaaccactcggctacggaggcccccATCACGTTTATGTCTTTGTACTAAAACGTCTTCACGCTTAAACTGTTACTTTGGCTGTCTCTTTCAAAATCTAGGTATATTTTGACGACGTCGCCGTGACGTTGAACCACTTGCTATGACGTCACGCAAACTTCAGGTTATCAGACATTGTTATATGGCTAAGCGAGTGGAGGAACTTGATCCAGAAACCAGACGGTGTATGGAGCAATGTAACGAATGCACACCTTTCCTCGGAGATCAAACGGCAATGATTGGTGGAGGTGAGCATTTGTTACTTCCCTTCTGTCAAACTAACCTGGAAAACGTGTCCACTTACGGAGTTTTTATTCTCCTACTGTTACTTTGGGTGTAACCAGGCAGGTCGAAGATAATTCATGTGCAAAAAGGGAAATTAGTTCTTCTGGTCTCTTTGAAAcggaacatttcaaaatacagtGTCATACTCTCCAACGCCTTGTTTTAATATTATCTACGACTTTTCTAACTCTTCacgtgtttttttgtttttatctctcgGACTGCCAAATTGTGACAGAATTgaatgaaatttgaacaaaatgtttaataatgattttatcttaataaaacataatgataaatgtCTGAAGTAGACTCATTTAACCGCAAGTGTAACATTAAGGTAACCCTTAAAGACCCACCTCGACCTAAGTGGCCTACTTTTttcactcacaaaaacttcatgaaaatcattcttataatacaggtaatatacaacTATATACTATCAAGTTTTcagatggacaatttaggcccttacCGAATAAATATGTTTCACAAGTTCATGTGCAAACTGTtttagtcaatctcttttcagtacagttttaaaaatatagatgaataaatacTTACActtttagaaacaaaatgtgatcgaaatttccttaaatacactgatttctgtacatatgactacattaattcaataaagtgttaagacattaaacacattgccttggcctaatatatatTACTGTCATTTTGtgactaaatacttgtatatccCATTTTTGTGCAAATCGTGTATATTTACCATCATTAAAATGCAAAAGAATGCAGTttttttgtggtgcctctttaaatcAACTAATTAACAAGCACCCCGATAAATctaattatctttaaaataacGAGCATTAGGACATGACCTTAAACGTCTATTCAAAGTGGGGCAGACTTAGTAAGTAAAATCTGATTGAAAATCTCCTGCAATAACACCAGTTATAATTTTCAGTGTGTGGTGATCAGATCTTACTTGACCAAGCAGCAATGTCGGAGGTGATGACCAAAATGCAGGCGCTCTTCAATGCCAACGGAAACCCCGTACAAGGGACAACGCCTATCGTATCTAAGGTTAGTATGAGTAACAATTTCATTATtgcatttaaacaaatatattttcgaCTAGCATCACTGTACATTAATTTATTCTATATACCAAATTTATCGCTTCTCAAAAGCGTCATGTGCGTAACTACCAAcaacctattgacctactttcccTCCCTCATTCCATCCacataaattttatgaaaatgattctGATTATAAAGgtataaacagctatactacagtACGACAGGTAGAAAATCTAGGCCATTCACAAATGCATCTGCTAACTTATCTAGTCAACATTTATACagttttaaaagcatattaagATGTGTGTAGAAACGGTGTGGTCTCAACTGGATTTAATACATTAATTACTGTCATACTGTTACTTGAATTACATAATGTTCCGACATTAACCTTTATAATGCTTGACACGATATATTCTGCCTCTTCGAccagtgcagataatgatcaggCTGTACGTTCGTGCAGTCTGGtcacgatctgcactgttcactgttcAATCAGTATctgttttggtaagcaccccttttaacaggtaatgggactgtccagattgaaagatggacaagttcattatagaaatttagcagggttaggatTAAGCACATTGCCTTGGCCTAATGGATGCTGCTGGCAATTTGCATCTGAATACTTTTTCTCGATTTTTATATGCAAATCGTGCATAATTACAAAAGAATCCAATAATAccatggtgggtctttaaagaaaTCCTGTACAATTTCAACAGTGGGAATaagttcatgattttttttacctTGATTCCCATCCTTTCAAAAGTATAAAGCTACAGCCCTTTTTGCTTCAAATTCTATCATCGAATCATCTTTAAAAAGACGACTACCAAACGTACATCAGAAGTGAAGATGTACTAAGTCGATTCGTCAGTTACTGAGAAATATATGGAATGCAACTAAGTCACAGTTGTCTTTAAATAAACTGTGCTTTCAGAAAATACTTTCAAGTAGACTGATAGGAAATCGACCTGTATAAAACGGGTACGCATTAAAATCATATAGAAACCATTCTTCATTGTCTGATTTTACACTAAGTATCGAATCGCACTGTCTTTGGACAACTAATGTACCACTTTTATGCAGAACGCCTAAACGCTGCATTACAAATATTCAAAACTATCTTGTCATTTTACAGATTGAATTCGACCAGTCTGACTTCAGTTTTACCGACTTCAGTGTGGGGGGAGTTTACGTCACTGCAAAAACTCCCAATGGCGTGGTTAGGTACCCGAGTAACTACAGGTACAAGATGCAATCACCACAAACCACCGCAGAAAATTTAGCGCAGGAACTGATCGAAAAATGGaatgtttaaatattcaaaagtGAACGATTTTCTCGTGAAGCACGCACCTAAAAGTACACTTATTGGTGATAAATTCGGATGCTGGAGTATAGGATGAACACCAGTATAAATGTGTTGAATCGATCAAGtacaatttcagtaaaaaataaaaaaattgacgATATTCATACAGTTGTTTAGTATTTCTCCGCGCAATGTTGTCTAGTTTTTGATATTGTTAATTGTTATTTATAgtattaataaatgtttatgaaatataaaatttttgttttcgtttagAAATTCTTGACAAGACtccattattttcaaaaatagcaaaattgaATGAAGCTACGGAATCGTTCAACCCAGTTTGTACTCCTCATAAAATAAGCATGTGTTTACAAACAGACAATTTTACCAGTGTACATTGTATTAATGTCTAATGGGAAATCGGGAATCGGG is a genomic window of Mercenaria mercenaria strain notata chromosome 18, MADL_Memer_1, whole genome shotgun sequence containing:
- the LOC123538793 gene encoding uncharacterized protein LOC123538793 isoform X2, whose amino-acid sequence is MHASHGLLTCLAGNRRVLLYKERHEVFTLSCPDSAGRRIQKLMMLSYIVCAVFVMTSVRATELDVDTLEGVGNTFSSGFNSVTNTLGNWGSSIGIGLNSFGNSISSGLSMCGDQILLDQAAMSEVMTKMQALFNANGNPVQGTTPIVSKIEFDQSDFSFTDFSVGGVYVTAKTPNGVVRYPSNYRYKMQSPQTTAENLAQELIEKWNV
- the LOC123538793 gene encoding uncharacterized protein LOC123538793 isoform X1; the encoded protein is MHASHGLLTCLAGNRRVLLYKERHEVFTLSCPDSAGRRIQKLMMLSYIVCAVFVMTSVRATELDVDTLEGVGNTFSSGFNSVTNTLGNWGSSIGIGLNSFGNSISSGLSMCGDQILLDQAAMSEVMTKMQALFNANGNPVQGTTPIVSKIEFDQSDFSFTDFSVGGVYVTAKTPNGVVRYPSNYRYKMQSPQTTAENLAQKLIEKWNV